In Brachypodium distachyon strain Bd21 chromosome 2, Brachypodium_distachyon_v3.0, whole genome shotgun sequence, one genomic interval encodes:
- the LOC100826225 gene encoding trihelix transcription factor ASIL2, producing the protein MEVREMAAAAAAAAAGGGGGGGGGGFGRLPPPNPNLPYREDCWSEGETAALVDAWGSRYVELNRGNLRQKQWQEVANAVNSRRGAAARRRPPRTDVQCKNRVDTLKKKYKAERVRGAPSGWSFFDELDRLVGPTLNSAANKRPSPAMAPHLALPVHPSSTAARKYPSPSSSPSPPPPMALPLPSYRRGALLPAAAFIQQEAAAAAAAVSDSEDSGDHPGGNNNNNHHDNLRRSPSRSVSSARSGGSNKRPFRREAGGDGDSGVSELARAIEAFAEMYERVESAKQKHSLEMERERIDFLKQLEVKRMENFVDAHVKLARVKRTKKSGGAASNGAGGVELISSVAALPFLSNSNYL; encoded by the coding sequence atggaggtgagggagatggctgcggctgctgctgcggcggcggcgggaggagggggaggaggaggagggggagggtttgggaggctgccgccgcccaacCCTAACCTGCCCTACCGGGAGGACTGCTGGAGCGAGGGCGAgacggcggcgctggtggACGCGTGGGGCAGCCGCTACGTGGAGCTCAACCGCGGCAACCTGCGCCAGAAGCAGTGGCAGGAGGTGGCCAACGCCGTCAACTCGCGCCGCggggccgccgcgcgccgccgcccgccgcgcacCGACGTGCAGTGCAAGAACCGCGTCGACACCCTCAAGAAGAAGTACAAGGCCGAGCGCGTCCGCGGCGCGCCGTCGGGCTGGAGCTTCTTCGACGAGCTCGACCGACTCGTCGGCCCCACCCTCAACTCCGCCGCCAACAAGCGGCCCTCGCCGGCGATGGCCCCGCACCTCGCCCTGCCCGTCCATCCTTCTTCTACCGCCGCGAGGAAGTACccgtcgccttcttcctcgccgtcCCCGCCCCCGCCCATGGCTCTGCCCCTCCCCAGCTACCGCCGCGGGGCGCTGCTCCCTGCCGCTGCGTTCATCCAGCAGgaagccgctgccgccgctgcagcgGTGTCTGATTCGGAGGACTCTGGTGATCATCCTGGTggtaacaacaacaacaaccaccaTGACAACTTGCGGAGGTCACCGTCGCGTTCTGTCTCGTCGGCGCGCTCCGGCGGTAGCAACAAGCGTCCCTTTCGTCGCGAGGCTGGCGGTGATGGGGATAGTGGTGTCAGCGAGCTGGCGAGGGCAATTGAGGCTTTTGCAGAGATGTATGAGCGCGTGGAGAGTGCGAAACAAAAGCATTCGCTAGAGATGGAACGCGAGCGAATTGACTTCCTGAAGCAGCTGGAGGTGAAGCGCATGGAGAACTTCGTCGATGCGCACGTGAAGCTCGCAAGGGTGAAGCGCACGAAGAAGAGCGGAGGGGCTGCATCCAATGGTGCTGGTGGAGTGGAGCTGATTTCATCCGTTGCTGCGCTGCCTTTCCTTTCCAACTCCAATTACCTCTGA